Below is a genomic region from Streptomyces sp. RPA4-2.
TACGTACACGATTCCGAACGTCGTCGAGCGCACCCCGCAGGGCGAGCGGTCCTACGACGTCTTCAGCCGGCTGCTCTCGGAGCGGATCATCTTCCTCGGCACCGAGATCGACGACGGGGTCGCCAATGTCGTCATCGCCCAGCTCCTCCATCTGGAGTCGTCGAGCCCGGAGAGCGAGATCGCCCTCTACATCAACTCGCCGGGTGGTTCGGTCACTTCGCTCATGGCGATCTACGACACGATGACATTCGTCCAGGCGCCCATCTCGACCTTCTGCGTCGGGCAGGCGGCGTCGACGGCGGCGGTGCTGCTGGCCGGAGGCGATCCGGGGCGGCGGTTCGTACTGGAGCACGCGCGGGTGCTGCTCGGCCAGCCCGCGAGCGGTGGCCGCCAGGGCACCGTCTCCGATCTCGCCCTCCAGGCCAAGGAGATGCTCCGGATCCGCTCCCAGGTCGAGGAGGTCCTGTCCCGGCACACGCACCACGACGTCACGGTGCTGCGCGCGGACATGGACCGCGACAAGGTCCTCACGGCGCGGGAGGCGGTGGCGTACGGAATGGCCGACGAGGTGCTGAGCCGACGGCTCGCGACGGTCTGAACCGGCCCGCCGCGAGCGGCTGTCGCGTGTCAGGCGGCCAGGCACATGCCGTCGTGACGCGGGGAGGACGGGGTGCGGCGGCGGTCCGAGCGCACCTGGGCGAGACGGGTCAGTTCGTCCTGCGCCAGCGAGAGCAGGTCGGTGAGGCCGAGGCCG
It encodes:
- a CDS encoding ClpP family protease, giving the protein MGTYTIPNVVERTPQGERSYDVFSRLLSERIIFLGTEIDDGVANVVIAQLLHLESSSPESEIALYINSPGGSVTSLMAIYDTMTFVQAPISTFCVGQAASTAAVLLAGGDPGRRFVLEHARVLLGQPASGGRQGTVSDLALQAKEMLRIRSQVEEVLSRHTHHDVTVLRADMDRDKVLTAREAVAYGMADEVLSRRLATV